A DNA window from Seriola aureovittata isolate HTS-2021-v1 ecotype China chromosome 8, ASM2101889v1, whole genome shotgun sequence contains the following coding sequences:
- the sox3 gene encoding transcription factor Sox-3: protein MYNMMETEIKTPLPQSNSGSAPGAKNNSASDQERVKRPMNAFMVWSRGQRRKMAQENPKMHNSEISKRLGADWKLLTDAEKRPFIDEAKRLRAMHMKEHPDYKYRPRRKTKTLLKKDKYSLPGGLLPPGANAVNNSVSVGQRMDGYAHMNGWTNSAYSLMQDQLAYPQHHSMNSPQIQQMHRYEMAGLQYPMMSSAQTYMNAASTYSMSPAYTQQTTNAMGLSSMASVCKTEPSSPPPAITSHSQRACLGDLRDMISMYLPPGGDSAEHSSLQSSRLHSVHPHYQTAGTGVNGTLPLTHI, encoded by the coding sequence ATGTATAACATGATGGAAACCGAGATCAAGACCCCTCTCCCGCAGTCCAACTCGGGCTCGGCGCCGGGCGCAAAGAACAACAGTGCCAGCGACCAGGAGCGGGTGAAGAGGCCGATGAACGCCTTCATGGTCTGGTCCCGGGGACAGCGGAGGAAGATGGCTCAAGAAAATCCCAAAATGCACAACTCTGAAATCAGCAAGCGGCTTGGTGCTGACTGGAAACTTCTGACCGACGCTGAAAAGAGGCCATTCATCGACGAGGCCAAGCGTCTACGCGCTATGCACATGAAGGAGCATCCGGATTATAAATACCGTCCCCGCAGGAAGACCAAGACCTTGCTCAAGAAAGACAAGTATTCTTTGCCCGGAGGGCTGTTGCCGCCAGGAGCCAACGCCGTCAACAACTCGGTGTCGGTGGGGCAGCGGATGGACGGTTATGCGCACATGAACGGGTGGACAAACAGTGCGTACTCCCTCATGCAGGACCAGTTGGCCTACCCTCAGCATCACAGCATGAACAGCCCTCAGATTCAGCAGATGCACCGATACGAGATGGCAGGGCTCCAGTACCCGATGATGTCCTCGGCTCAGACCTACATGAACGCGGCGTCCACGTACAGCATGTCTCCGGCGTACACGCAGCAGACCACCAACGCCATGGGACTGAGCTCCATGGCGTCCGTGTGCAAGACCGAGCCGAGCTCACCGCCGCCGGCCATCACGTCCCACTCTCAGCGGGCGTGTTTGGGGGACCTGAGGGATATGATAAGCATGTACCTGCCTCCCGGCGGGGACAGCGCGGAGCATTCCTCCCTGCAGAGCAGCCGGTTACACAGCGTCCACCCGCACTATCAGACCGCAGGGACTGGCGTCAATGGGACGCTACCTCTCACCCACATCTGA